The Longimicrobium sp. genome includes the window GAGGCCCGTGCGGCTTCCCGGGTTTCTCCGGCACGCGGGCGCCGTGAGCATGCACCTGTTCGCCGGTCCCATGCGCGATCCCGGGCGCCACCCGGACCAGGCGTGGCTGTGGGGGGCGCGCATGGCCGTGCAGCCGCACCCGCGGCTGACGCTGGCGGCCAACCGGTCGTCCATCTTCGGCACCGCGGCGGAACCGATTACCGCGTTCCGCGTGGCGCGCATGCTCGCGGGCGTCATCGTGGAGGGCGACTTCGAGAACCAGATCGCCTCGTTCGACGGGCGCTGGCGCCTGCCCACCGACGCGCTGCTTCCCGCGACCGTGTACGCCGAGGTGGGCGCCGACGACGGCGCCGGGGCCTTCGACGAGATGCCGGGCGTGGTGGCGGGGGTGTTCCTCCCGGCGCTGCCCGCGCTTCCGCAGGTGGCGCTGGGCGCCGTGTACACGCGCTGGGCCGCGGTGTGCTGCGGCCACGGGCCCTGGTACTTCAACGCCAGCCAGCGCGGCGGCTGGGCGCGCCTCTCGCGCCCGCTGGGGCACCCCATGGGCGGGCAGGGGTGGGAGGCGCTGGGCTACGCGCAGGCCGAGCTCTTCGATTCGCGGCTGCGGGTGGAGGGCCGCGGGTTCCGGCGCGAGCGGTCGGGGGCGGACCTGGTGCGGCGCGGCGGTGCCAACCTGTTCGCGCCCCAGCGCGCGGGGCGAAGCACCGGGGCGGCGTTGGACGCGGCGCTGCGGCTCGGCCGCGTGGACCTGCGCGCGGGGGGGTATCGCGACCAGGGCGACGGGTGGCGCGAACAGTGGTTCCACCTGGGCGCCTCCGCGTACATCCACCCCTGACCGAAGCAGCGATGCCCAGCCATCCGGCCTATCGCCCCCGCCGCCTGCGGCGCACCGAGGCGCTCCGCGCCGCCAGCCGCGAAACCTCGGTTTCGCCGGGCGACCTGGTGCTTCCCCTCTTCGCCGTGCACGGCGCGGGCGTGCGCCGCCCCGTGTCGTCCATGCCGGGGGTGGAGCAGACCTCGACGGACGAGCTGCTCAGGGACGCCGAAGAGGCGCTGTCGCTGGGCCTGGGAGGCGTGCTGCTGTTCGGGATTCCCGAACGCAAGGACGACTGCGGCAGCGAGGGGTACGCCGACGACGGCGTG containing:
- a CDS encoding capsule assembly Wzi family protein, which gives rise to RPVRLPGFLRHAGAVSMHLFAGPMRDPGRHPDQAWLWGARMAVQPHPRLTLAANRSSIFGTAAEPITAFRVARMLAGVIVEGDFENQIASFDGRWRLPTDALLPATVYAEVGADDGAGAFDEMPGVVAGVFLPALPALPQVALGAVYTRWAAVCCGHGPWYFNASQRGGWARLSRPLGHPMGGQGWEALGYAQAELFDSRLRVEGRGFRRERSGADLVRRGGANLFAPQRAGRSTGAALDAALRLGRVDLRAGGYRDQGDGWREQWFHLGASAYIHP